CAGGACGCAGAAGAACGCGTCCTCGTATGGACGGACGATCGTAAATAAACGTTTCGCCAATCGTCGCTGCCACCGTGTATCCAGGAATCGCTAACACTTGACCTACTTGAAGCTGATCTACCGATATTTGATTAAATTCTTCAAGACTTGCGACTGTCGTCTGAAAAGCTTTCGCAATCGTATATAGCGTATCACCTGGCTGAACAATATATCCTTCTTTTCTAAACAGAAGCTGCCCAACCTCAAGCTCACGAGCCCTTAAAGCATTCTTTCGGATAATGTCTATTTCCGACATTCCCCACGCTCTAGCCAGTTCGGACGTTTGATCCCCCTTTTCAACGACATTTGCATCTACATATGGAGGAAGGCGTAACCATTGTCCACTGACACATGGTCCACGCAATTGGTTTTCTCTCATCAGTGCATCAACCGTTACGCAGTGCTTACGGGCAATGTCGTAAAGGCTCTCACCGAGCTGAACATGATGCCACTCTGCTCTCCCCATCCCTTCGCCTCCTGTAACCATTTTTATTATCTGTATTCAGAAGGACAGTGATTTACGCTTCTCCCTTTTAGATAAGAACAGATTTTCTACAAATAAAAAACCCGGTGGCATATCCATCCAGGTTTTGACACTCATTTTACGGTTTTAAATGAGGATTTCTTAGGTGTACATCACTTGTAGCAGTTGAAAAAACGAGGAGCCGGTTAAACATGTGCCATCTCACTTCCAGGACCGCCTTAAAACCATCGGCATAGTGCTCCATTACTTATTCATGACTCCGATCACTCGCCTCACTGATCGACAAAACATGCTTATGTTCATTCAACTTAAGCACTAAAAAATCTCTCTTTATGATTGATGAATTAAGAAAACTTTAATAGGCTGAGGCAACCTAGGTATCTGGTTGCCTGCCAATCATTTTACTTATGATCTGCTTTCGGTGTTTTTAATCGTTTCCTGCTCACGCTCAATGTCTGGGTGAAGCGTCGTATGCTCAATTTCTGGCTGTTCTTTTCTTTGCGGTTGATTCGTCTTCCCCATCATCGTTCTCCTTTCATGGTCATTTGCAGTATGGCCTTTCAGTCACATGTGCGGTCGAGGACGGTTCATCTGCCGTCTCCTGCAATGCTTGAAGCTCACTAAAATCGTCACTTGCCGACCGTCGCACATTCGCTGGCCTTAATACATCATCACGGGTTAATGGAGGTTGCATTTTCATCATCTCACCTGCTTTATCATTTGCGTAGTCAAGCCACCTGCTTTCTACATAGTGTGGATGATCTGTGAGAAACTATGCATCAACGAACCGCGACAAATCATAAATCATTAAAATGCAACGACTAAAACATACCCCGCCACGGACACGATAACACTTGTAACAATTAATGTAAGTAGCGGTCTCCATGCTTTTTGGCCAAGTTGACGGATGTCAACATTTAACCCTAAGCCCGCCATCGCCATCGTCAATAAAAAGCTAGCAGATGTAGATACAAACTCCATTGTCTGTTCAGTGACCGGTACGACCGGACCGAGAACATATGTCCCAAGGGCACTCATTGCCACAAAACCAATTAAAAACCAGGGAAACGGCGCACGCACGTTACGACCTTCATTCTTACGAGATACTAAAGCCATGAGAATGAAGCAGACTGGAATAAGCAAAAACACCCTGCCTAATTTCGCCAAAAGCGCCATCGCTAAGCCATCTTCACCACCGGCAGCCCCAGCAAGAACGACTTGCGCAACCTCATGGATAGTCAAGCCAGTCCATTCTCCATATTGCACCGGACTTAAAGGCAAAACAGGGCTTAATGCCGTAAAGATCAACGCAAACACCGTACCGACAAGGGCTATGAGACCAACACCAATCGCCGTATCCTCATCCTTCGCCCGAATAATAGGTGACACTGCTGCGATCGCTGAAGCACCGCATATACCAGTACCAACACCTAACAGCATACTCAACGAACGATCGGCTTTAAACCATTTCCCGATCAAGAGCATAACGCCGATGGCAAGGACGATTATGACAGCACCGCTTAACAAAACACCTAGCCCATCCTGCCAAATGACATTTAAGTTCAATTGAAAACCATAAAGCACGATCGCAAAGCGAAGCACTTTTTTTGAAGAAAAAACAACTCCTGCCTTTATTTTTTGAGGATAACCAAGAAAAGACCGGTAAACGATGGCAAGGACAATCGCTATCGTTAATGGCCCGACCGCGGACAATCCAGGTATGCGCGCCAATAAAAAACCGGCGAGTGCGAGAACGAGCGTAAACATGACCCCCCCGAAGAACCGCACGTTCTCCCGATGTTGCATTTGTTCCATTTATGTCTCCCCCATTTTCTTCTATTTGTCTCTGCACTATACTAAATAGAACACGCGCCGTGAAATACAAATCCCTGATCAAAATCATCAGAAAGATTAATGACGAGGAGGACATCAGATGGCCCTTGAGCCCGTTAGAACATTTATCACCGTTGTGGAAGAAAAAAACTTCACAAGAGCCGCGCAAAAATTGCGAATATCACAACCGAGTGTAAGTCTACATATCAAGCAATTGGAGGAAGAATTTAATACCATTCTGATTGATCGCTCCCAACGTTTTCTTCATTTAACGGAAACAGGTGCTTTTTTCTACAAAAGAGCTAAAGAAATTGTCGAGCATTATGATCAATCGATCGAAGACATCGCCCGCATGAATCAGCGCGTTGAAGGTGCCTTATCAATCGGAGCAAGCTACACCATTGGAGAATTTGTCCTGCCAACGTTGCTCGCCCCGTTTCAAAAATCGTTCCCAGCGGTGGAATTAACGATGTCCATTGAAAATACAACAAATATTGTCGAAAATGTGTATCAACGCGTGTATACGATGGGCTTCGTCGAAGGTCACGTTCAGCACCCTCAGCTCGACGTCATACCAATGATGGAAGATGAAATGGTGCTCATCGCACCAAATGACCTGGCCGACCGGCTAGATGCTCCAGTGACGAAGGAACAGCTCTCCCAATGGTCTTGGGTGCAAAGAGAGGAAGGGTCAGGCACACGAGCCTATATGGATGATTTTCTTAAAAACAACGATATCCACGTGTCACAAAAAACGACGATTTCTAGCAATTATGGCGTCAAAGAAGCCGTTGCCAACGGACTCGGTTTGTCCATTCTTTCCAAATGGGTTGTGCAAAAAGCATTGCAGCATAAAGAAATCTCGATTGTCCCAATGATCGACTGGCCCGCAACGAAACGTCACTTTTACCTCATTCTTCCTAAAGCTCCAAAAACCTTACTTGTCGATGCCTTTATCAACCATTTAAAGACTTCGATCGAGCAGCAAATAAAAACAACGCCATAGCACATCAGCTTTTGAATATTTTAGTTGGTTACTGCACCTCTACGGTGCCAATTACATAATTACACGTTTAAAATCGCAAAATCCCCTTTCCAACATCTACATAGGAAAGGGGATTTCAATTCATTTAACGTCTCAACAGTCAACGCTTTTAAGTTAAACAAAGGACACCATGATGCGATCCACGTGGACTGACATCACTTCATGTCTTCGAGAATATTTTGAACGGGCCATTCTTCTACACTGTACGCCATTTCCCAAAAGCCGAGCTCTAGCTGACAACTTTTCGCAAAAGCTTCGCGCATTTTTTCCTTTTCCCACGGAGCCGCTTTTTCCTCTACGTATGCGTCTAGCCATGTACGCAAGCTTTTCGTTAATTCATCCATACTGCTCGTTCCATAAAAATGAATCCAGTCATAAAAGGGATGCTCACCTGGCTGTGGATTCACTTCATTCACTAACCGTTTCCCTATCTCAAGGTATGTCCACGGGCACGGCAGCAACACAGCCATAATTTCCCCAAGCGTACCTTGGTGCCCTGTATTCATCATATGCATAACATAATGGTTTGCCGTTGGCGCCAAAGGAAATCCTTGTAGCTCTTCATAGCGAACGCCCGCCACTTGACACAAATTATTGTGCGGGTGAATCTCACTGTGCAACACGAACGAAATCTGCTCATTAAACAGTGACATATCCTCTCGAGATGAGCATTTTGAAATCGCCAATCCATAAACCTTCATAAAAGCGTTTAAGTATTCGAAATCTTGTTTCACATAATGGATTAATGCTTCTTTCGGTACATCACCTTTTTTTAACCCTTGAACAAACGGATGATCAAAAATAGCTTCAAACGTGGCATCATTCTCAGCGCGTAACATTTCAGTAAATGACATCAGAATCCTCCTTGTAGATCAGCTACTGGGGAACCTGTTATGCATTGCCTTCATGAAAACGACTAAACGACTGTCTGTACCCAACAAAAAAACCGCTCCTAAACACGTAGGAACGGTCGTATGCACAGGTTTAAAAAACGCATCATGAGCCGTCTCCACTTCCCTACGCTAGCATTAACCAGATCAGGTGCAAAGGGACTAAGGATCACTCCTTATCTCAGCCAAATGGCGCCCCCAGTGGACTGTCATTGTATTCCCTTTCAACATATCTAACCGAGCTCTTAATGTCAAGGTGTACTGTAATCCTGTTGCGACCTTAAATATTTTACATGCATCATCGTCAACATCCGCGAGACAATACGTCATGCGCTTAAAAAAACCGAAGGCCTACGACACCGGTCACAATGAGCGCAATAAAAAACAAGCGGGCAGCCGTTTTTGGCTCTTTATAAATCCACATTCCGAACAATACGCTGCCAACAGCGCCGATTCCCGTCCAGACCGCATACCCTGTACTTAACGGCAATTCTTTGAGAGCAACGGACAACAAATAAAAGCTCAATCCGCCAAAAACAATGGCAAAAATCGTTGGCTTCAGACGGCTCAATCCTTCCGACGCTTTCAAAGCAAGAATGCCACCGATTTCTGCAAAACCTGCGATGAGTAAAATGATCCAAGCCATTATGTCGCCCTCTCTTCTGACTGTGCCTTTTTAGAATCCCCGGATACGAACTTAAGCCCAATAATGCCTGTAATGAGAATTCCGATAAAGATCACCCGAATGATACTCGTTTCCTCATTCAAAAAGGTCATGCCAATGATCGCTGTGCCGACAGCGCCTCCGCCAGTAAACACAGCGTAAGCAGTACCTACAGGGACAACTTGCATGCTCTTCGATAAAACAAAAAAGCTAATGACAATTAAGGCAATTGTGACAAAGCTGATTAATGGTCGTGTAAATCCTTCAGACATTTTCATTCCAAACGCCCAAGCAATTTCTAACACGGCCGCAAAAATATATACGTCCAAGCCTTCTTTTCTGTCATGGCCTCTCTCCCCTAACTACCGTTTGTTAGTTACAACTACCTACCGTTCGTATTATAAGGGGAAAGGTGCTGTAGAGCAAGAATTTCTTCTGATCACTCTCGCTTTTTTTATAATGAAACGGGGGAAATTTGCCCTTCTTCGTTTTACCACCTTAGCATCAGAAGGACGACAAAAAACCCGTTTACACGGGCATCATTGTTACTTCTCCTCTTTCGTTGACACATATGCATCAATCAGTAAAACAATGGCAGCGACGATATGGCTAATCATCCCGACCACTGGAATAAAGCCTAGCAAGCTTGCACCAATACCAAACGCTGGACCAATGATACGTTTTTTGTGTGATCGATTGATAAGCAAGACGACGACATGAACAACGAGCATGATCCAAAGTGGCGCCCATCCGTTGGCTACAATAAATATCCCGCCAATAAAAGGAATACCTAACCCCGCTTCGATGACACCTGTAACCCATTTAAGTATTGTAGGTAGAGACATAATCTTCTCCTTTTAATTAATTTCCTCAATTGAACTATACCACAAATACCGAAAGAATAAACAGGGGAAATCGCATAAGGACAAGCTTTCATTATTCTTTCATAATGGATGCACACCTTAATACTGTGCTTCAACCGCCTGCTTTACTTTCGCAATACCGTTCCACATATTTCCTGGAAAAGAATTTATCACAATGAGGGGTGCTTCTGATGAGACAGCTTGAAGCATTCGCCGCAATTCCTCTTCGTCAATATTCCCAGTTGGTAGCTCAGGGGGTTTCACGTGAAACGAATGTGCATATGCTGAGCCAAATTCAACTCCCTTTATACGCTCTTCCTTTGCCAAATTGCCAAAATCAACAATTGTTCTTTTTGCCCCCGTAATTGATT
This genomic window from Litoribacterium kuwaitense contains:
- a CDS encoding YeiH family protein; its protein translation is MEQMQHRENVRFFGGVMFTLVLALAGFLLARIPGLSAVGPLTIAIVLAIVYRSFLGYPQKIKAGVVFSSKKVLRFAIVLYGFQLNLNVIWQDGLGVLLSGAVIIVLAIGVMLLIGKWFKADRSLSMLLGVGTGICGASAIAAVSPIIRAKDEDTAIGVGLIALVGTVFALIFTALSPVLPLSPVQYGEWTGLTIHEVAQVVLAGAAGGEDGLAMALLAKLGRVFLLIPVCFILMALVSRKNEGRNVRAPFPWFLIGFVAMSALGTYVLGPVVPVTEQTMEFVSTSASFLLTMAMAGLGLNVDIRQLGQKAWRPLLTLIVTSVIVSVAGYVLVVAF
- a CDS encoding LysR family transcriptional regulator, giving the protein MALEPVRTFITVVEEKNFTRAAQKLRISQPSVSLHIKQLEEEFNTILIDRSQRFLHLTETGAFFYKRAKEIVEHYDQSIEDIARMNQRVEGALSIGASYTIGEFVLPTLLAPFQKSFPAVELTMSIENTTNIVENVYQRVYTMGFVEGHVQHPQLDVIPMMEDEMVLIAPNDLADRLDAPVTKEQLSQWSWVQREEGSGTRAYMDDFLKNNDIHVSQKTTISSNYGVKEAVANGLGLSILSKWVVQKALQHKEISIVPMIDWPATKRHFYLILPKAPKTLLVDAFINHLKTSIEQQIKTTP
- the tenA gene encoding thiaminase II, giving the protein MSFTEMLRAENDATFEAIFDHPFVQGLKKGDVPKEALIHYVKQDFEYLNAFMKVYGLAISKCSSREDMSLFNEQISFVLHSEIHPHNNLCQVAGVRYEELQGFPLAPTANHYVMHMMNTGHQGTLGEIMAVLLPCPWTYLEIGKRLVNEVNPQPGEHPFYDWIHFYGTSSMDELTKSLRTWLDAYVEEKAAPWEKEKMREAFAKSCQLELGFWEMAYSVEEWPVQNILEDMK
- a CDS encoding DMT family transporter, which gives rise to MAWIILLIAGFAEIGGILALKASEGLSRLKPTIFAIVFGGLSFYLLSVALKELPLSTGYAVWTGIGAVGSVLFGMWIYKEPKTAARLFFIALIVTGVVGLRFF